A single window of Streptomyces sudanensis DNA harbors:
- a CDS encoding alkaline phosphatase D family protein: MTSDINELRAAARHLGRRGFLTGTGAAAALAFAVGIPTAGAAQAAELDERRITEDPFTLGVASGDPHPTSVLLWTRLAPRPYEPGGGLPAARVAVHWEIAHDERFRRIVRRGRATAHAEFDHAVHVEVGHLEPGRVYHYRFRTGTWISPAGRTRTAPHPGARPAELRIAAVSCQAYHDGYYTAYRHLADEADLTAVVHLGDYLYEYAVNATGGARAYTDRRLPAHFNRETITLEDYRLRYALYKTDPDLRAAHAAHPFVVTWDDHETENNYAGELPENGVPPEEFLLRRAAAYRAYWENQPLRPSQLPTGPDMRVYRRLRFGRLAQFDVLDTRQYRSDQAYGDGWRVPGPDSQDPSRTMLGAEQERWLLDGWRASDALWNVLPQQVVVAQRRNVPGPDFKVSMDAWDGYPAARARLLDGAQAAGVDNLVVLTGDVHVGYALDLKADFDDPASRTIGTELVATSVTSGKDGADRPANWNDLTSANPHMKYYNGRRGYLRVTFDERQARADYRTVAAVTTPGAPIATAASFVTQAGAPGLHPA, translated from the coding sequence ATGACGTCCGACATCAACGAACTCCGCGCGGCCGCGCGCCACCTCGGCAGACGGGGCTTCCTCACCGGTACGGGCGCGGCCGCCGCGCTCGCCTTCGCCGTCGGCATCCCGACCGCGGGCGCCGCCCAGGCGGCCGAACTCGACGAACGGCGCATCACCGAGGACCCGTTCACCCTCGGCGTGGCCTCGGGCGACCCGCACCCGACGTCCGTCCTGCTGTGGACCCGCCTCGCGCCCCGCCCGTACGAGCCCGGCGGCGGCCTGCCCGCGGCGCGCGTCGCCGTCCACTGGGAGATCGCCCACGACGAGCGGTTCCGCCGCATCGTCCGGCGCGGCCGGGCCACCGCCCACGCCGAGTTCGACCACGCCGTCCACGTCGAGGTGGGCCACCTCGAACCGGGCCGCGTCTACCACTACCGCTTCCGCACCGGCACCTGGATCAGCCCCGCCGGACGCACCCGCACCGCCCCGCACCCGGGCGCCCGCCCGGCCGAGCTGCGCATCGCCGCGGTGTCCTGCCAGGCGTACCACGACGGGTACTACACCGCGTACCGCCACCTCGCCGACGAGGCGGACCTCACCGCCGTCGTCCACCTCGGCGACTACCTGTACGAGTACGCCGTCAACGCCACCGGCGGCGCCCGCGCCTACACCGACCGCCGCCTGCCCGCCCACTTCAACCGGGAGACGATCACGCTGGAGGACTACCGCCTGCGGTACGCCCTCTACAAGACCGACCCGGACCTGCGGGCCGCCCACGCCGCGCACCCGTTCGTCGTCACCTGGGACGACCACGAGACGGAGAACAACTACGCGGGCGAGCTCCCGGAGAACGGCGTGCCGCCCGAGGAGTTCCTGCTGCGCCGCGCCGCCGCGTACCGCGCCTACTGGGAGAACCAGCCGCTGCGCCCGTCCCAGCTGCCCACCGGCCCCGACATGCGGGTGTACCGACGGCTGAGGTTCGGGCGGCTCGCCCAGTTCGACGTGCTCGACACCCGCCAGTACCGCTCCGACCAGGCGTACGGCGACGGCTGGCGCGTCCCGGGGCCGGACTCGCAGGACCCGTCGCGCACCATGCTCGGCGCCGAGCAGGAGCGCTGGCTCCTCGACGGCTGGCGGGCCTCGGACGCGCTGTGGAACGTCCTGCCCCAGCAGGTCGTCGTCGCCCAGCGGCGCAACGTGCCCGGCCCGGACTTCAAGGTCTCCATGGACGCCTGGGACGGCTACCCCGCCGCCCGCGCCCGCCTCCTCGACGGGGCGCAGGCGGCCGGCGTCGACAACCTGGTCGTCCTCACCGGCGACGTCCACGTCGGCTACGCCCTCGACCTGAAGGCCGACTTCGACGACCCCGCGTCCCGGACCATCGGCACCGAGCTCGTCGCCACCTCCGTCACCAGCGGCAAGGACGGCGCGGACCGGCCCGCCAACTGGAACGACCTGACCTCCGCCAACCCGCACATGAAGTACTACAACGGGCGGCGGGGCTACCTCCGCGTCACCTTCGACGAGCGGCAGGCCCGCGCCGACTACCGGACGGTGGCCGCGGTCACCACGCCCGGGGCGCCCATCGCCACCGCCGCCTCGTTCGTCACGCAGGCGGGCGCACCGGGGCTGCACCCCGCGTGA
- a CDS encoding PhzF family phenazine biosynthesis protein, which yields MTIDESSPEVLHYTAFSADPKGGNPAGVVLDASGLGDADMLAIAAEAGHSESVFLTAPPEGLGEPGRAFAVRYFSPLAEVPFCGHATIAAAVALGERIGPGDLVFATRAGEVPVSVTERDGVPRATLTSVEPYVEEADAGDVAEALAALDWPAGDLDPALPPRIAFAGARHLVLAAGSRERLARLDYDFDRLKALMLRLDLTTVQLVWRESDTVFHVRDPFPVGGVVEDPATGAAAAAFGAYARALGLVPEAAVLTLHQGEDLGRPAELTVELRTRDPRVRVSGTGTRM from the coding sequence ATGACGATCGACGAAAGCTCCCCCGAGGTCCTGCACTACACCGCGTTCTCCGCCGACCCGAAGGGCGGCAACCCCGCCGGGGTGGTGCTGGACGCCTCCGGTCTCGGCGACGCGGACATGCTGGCGATCGCCGCGGAGGCCGGCCACAGCGAGAGCGTGTTCCTCACCGCCCCGCCGGAGGGCCTCGGCGAGCCCGGCCGGGCGTTCGCCGTGCGGTACTTCAGCCCTCTCGCCGAGGTGCCGTTCTGCGGCCACGCCACGATCGCGGCGGCCGTCGCGCTGGGCGAGCGGATCGGCCCGGGCGACCTGGTGTTCGCGACGCGGGCCGGCGAGGTCCCCGTGTCGGTGACCGAGCGGGACGGCGTGCCGCGCGCGACGCTGACCAGCGTGGAGCCGTACGTCGAGGAGGCCGACGCCGGAGACGTGGCGGAGGCGCTGGCCGCGCTGGACTGGCCGGCGGGGGACCTGGACCCGGCGCTGCCGCCGCGCATCGCCTTCGCGGGCGCCCGGCACCTGGTGCTCGCGGCGGGCTCGCGGGAGCGGCTGGCCCGCCTGGACTACGACTTCGACCGGCTGAAGGCCCTGATGCTGCGCCTGGACCTGACGACCGTGCAGCTCGTGTGGCGGGAGTCGGACACCGTCTTCCACGTCCGCGACCCGTTCCCGGTGGGCGGGGTGGTGGAGGACCCGGCGACGGGCGCCGCGGCCGCCGCCTTCGGCGCGTACGCCCGCGCCCTGGGCCTGGTCCCGGAGGCGGCGGTGCTCACCCTCCACCAGGGCGAGGACCTGGGCCGCCCGGCAGAACTGACGGTCGAACTGCGCACCCGCGACCCCCGCGTACGGGTCTCGGGCACGGGCACCCGCATGTAG
- a CDS encoding DUF397 domain-containing protein gives MNTTELTWFKSSHSGTQGDSCIEVAVSQRAVCVRDSKDVSRPPLAVGRGEWARFVGFAADV, from the coding sequence GTGAACACGACGGAACTTACGTGGTTCAAGTCCAGCCACAGCGGCACCCAGGGTGACAGCTGCATTGAGGTCGCCGTGAGCCAGCGGGCCGTGTGCGTGCGGGATTCCAAGGACGTGTCGCGTCCCCCTCTCGCCGTGGGCCGTGGCGAGTGGGCGCGGTTCGTGGGGTTCGCGGCGGACGTGTGA
- a CDS encoding DUF6461 domain-containing protein, with protein MDLSDDLGDDLLDDEEPVVTSGIDGSWTWAWEQGGMHGLDERILSHVSVGTEAVVLHYNEKPMHWFKYAVDGEIIIDFHTLQAIEPAGQDPARLDDVMRPLGLIPGQVAPLHSVLALVENAFGIRLRQPDDVDDERWSGRLLPLPG; from the coding sequence ATGGATCTGTCGGACGACTTGGGTGACGACCTTCTCGACGATGAGGAACCCGTCGTCACCAGCGGCATCGATGGCTCGTGGACGTGGGCATGGGAACAGGGCGGCATGCACGGACTCGATGAAAGGATTTTGAGTCACGTCTCCGTGGGGACTGAGGCCGTCGTGCTCCACTACAACGAGAAGCCGATGCACTGGTTCAAGTACGCGGTAGACGGCGAGATCATCATCGACTTCCACACCCTCCAGGCGATCGAACCGGCGGGGCAGGACCCGGCAAGACTTGATGACGTCATGAGGCCCCTCGGGCTCATCCCTGGCCAGGTAGCGCCCCTGCACAGCGTCCTGGCACTGGTAGAGAACGCTTTCGGCATCCGGCTGAGGCAGCCGGACGACGTAGACGACGAGCGTTGGAGCGGCAGGCTGCTTCCCCTGCCGGGCTGA
- a CDS encoding DNRLRE domain-containing protein — protein MSPDTQFSRSLRRRRISRTAIAAALLLTAEAAFIAGGAAVAAPVRPQAAAPQTRQPSQEEVLASDMAWAAQHAKGSKAWAVLEAKKTGKKVVVTDETTSTAYTVANPDGTLTTELTTGPERIWRDGKWQKVDATLAPTADGGVTAKSHPKGLRLAGRGGTKASSLAAARSAAARDLVTLGGGDETVTLQWKGGLPAPVLNGTTARYPDAVPGADVIIEATRTGFEQFVEIAERPSVGDYSYTLPVRAKGLTAKANDDGSVSFADARTGEVRATMPAPVMWDASVDERSGKHENRARVGMKVVDKGHGTVDLVLTPDAKFLADPKTTYPVTVDPSTSALGNLFDTYVQQGETVDWSADTELDFGNPGTKNPDGTYRTARSFITWNTAPIADALVSSATLSLWNFHSGNTDCTAQPWEVWTANNATTSSRWTNQPAMVTKYATSTATRGNPDCSATDGWITADVTTLAQYWAGQKWSVSGMGLRASNEGDALEWKRVNSANNTANQPKLTVTYNYRPSDGTNRQAGSPFKSYAGVWAVNTTTPILRDTFTDQNGDQVNGTFQVYDTATNTPITTPLGEGLLLSPYGDQGKPVSVTVPAGQLKDGRTYKFRTNAYDGTHYNLDWSPWTQFVVDITAPNEPSPVVSSTYPEGSYGGSGGTQGTWTATTVSDANRLQYRIDGEDPDPDAGAVGRGTWQTVNTTTTNGTTTASFASTPTVDGAHHIETRAVDRADNIGVANEYGFIAGTAPAGRARKVDITLNTPDPAAPDPADWDNPYPAFGWNGWETQTSSGTITQNIPPLLPMRGKTMRAGDATITMTPLKQRTPAAAKAITTELQHARQRKTSTSATAAGYTGPILDSSWCDASLVGQKSFIRRTEACLLFTWAVEGKNGTKDYEQLYELMWQFKLDPKGNTIKHWVQMTPLLSPITDHWPSSPKALSFSVFASCIQGGCAKTDSSFVWETDRLPTWSSGADTHLAQGNAETTWDGSVTNAAGLQDKDLSRAVPNLIQGIFSTDTPNMFVTDNHVTSPGSIPARCDKVYGTGGCVIAAYSPGYAMNSKKFPAAAAHAWLVQNKLAPEFFGRTPLTPLHYLPGRSPMDRTKFRNAASANQKGRSETANRYRVCSGAAANKMVYHPATALHPALSSRNNDTRSCDEYSFNATYESAGMPTTEGGLNPKPVSDALQGRECVQTYETKLPDGTFRLYDDERFAAPTWQETCGRSSMSVNVNSQSMSRFGSFASTFRLLDKDTYWVDIAGFDKCDPLADVIKCVQTP, from the coding sequence GTGTCTCCTGACACACAGTTCTCCAGGTCCTTACGACGCAGACGAATATCCCGCACGGCTATCGCGGCAGCTCTGCTGCTGACCGCCGAGGCCGCGTTCATCGCCGGCGGCGCAGCCGTTGCGGCACCTGTCAGACCGCAGGCGGCAGCGCCCCAGACTCGTCAGCCATCGCAAGAGGAGGTCCTCGCTTCAGACATGGCCTGGGCCGCTCAGCACGCCAAGGGCTCCAAGGCGTGGGCGGTCCTAGAAGCGAAGAAGACCGGCAAGAAGGTCGTCGTCACCGACGAGACGACCTCCACCGCCTACACGGTCGCAAACCCGGACGGGACGCTGACGACCGAGCTGACCACCGGTCCGGAACGAATATGGCGTGATGGAAAGTGGCAGAAGGTCGACGCCACCCTCGCCCCCACTGCCGACGGCGGTGTCACGGCCAAGAGCCACCCCAAGGGACTGCGCCTGGCAGGCCGGGGTGGGACGAAGGCGTCGTCCTTGGCCGCGGCGAGGTCCGCGGCCGCACGGGACCTGGTCACGCTGGGGGGCGGAGACGAGACGGTCACCCTGCAGTGGAAAGGCGGTCTGCCTGCCCCGGTCCTGAACGGCACCACGGCCCGCTACCCGGATGCGGTTCCTGGGGCTGACGTGATCATCGAGGCGACCCGTACCGGCTTCGAGCAGTTCGTCGAGATCGCCGAACGGCCGAGTGTCGGCGACTACTCCTACACGCTGCCGGTCAGGGCCAAGGGCCTGACCGCGAAGGCCAACGACGACGGGTCGGTCTCCTTCGCCGACGCCAGGACCGGTGAGGTGCGGGCGACGATGCCGGCCCCCGTGATGTGGGACGCATCCGTCGACGAGCGGTCCGGTAAGCACGAGAACCGGGCCCGGGTGGGGATGAAGGTCGTCGACAAGGGCCACGGCACCGTGGACTTGGTCCTCACCCCCGACGCGAAGTTCCTCGCCGATCCGAAGACGACGTACCCCGTGACGGTCGACCCGTCGACCTCAGCCCTCGGGAACCTTTTCGACACCTACGTGCAGCAGGGCGAGACGGTCGACTGGTCAGCCGACACCGAGCTCGACTTCGGCAACCCCGGCACGAAGAACCCGGACGGCACTTACCGCACCGCTCGGTCCTTCATCACCTGGAATACGGCCCCCATCGCGGACGCCCTCGTCTCCTCGGCGACCCTGTCGCTGTGGAACTTCCACTCCGGCAACACCGACTGCACTGCTCAGCCCTGGGAGGTATGGACGGCGAACAACGCCACCACCTCCAGCCGCTGGACCAACCAGCCCGCCATGGTCACGAAGTACGCCACCTCCACCGCGACCCGCGGCAACCCCGATTGCAGCGCCACGGACGGGTGGATCACCGCGGACGTCACCACCCTCGCCCAATACTGGGCCGGCCAGAAGTGGAGCGTCTCCGGCATGGGGCTGCGGGCCTCCAACGAGGGTGACGCCCTGGAATGGAAGCGGGTCAACTCCGCGAACAACACCGCCAACCAGCCGAAGCTGACGGTCACCTACAACTACCGCCCCTCGGACGGCACGAACCGACAGGCCGGATCCCCGTTCAAGTCGTACGCCGGCGTGTGGGCGGTCAACACGACCACCCCGATCCTGCGGGACACCTTCACCGACCAGAACGGCGACCAGGTCAACGGCACCTTCCAGGTCTACGACACCGCTACCAACACCCCCATCACCACCCCTCTCGGCGAGGGGCTGCTCCTGTCCCCCTACGGTGACCAAGGCAAGCCGGTGAGCGTCACCGTCCCCGCCGGACAACTCAAGGACGGCCGGACGTACAAGTTCCGAACCAACGCCTACGACGGCACCCACTACAACCTGGACTGGTCACCCTGGACTCAGTTCGTTGTCGACATCACGGCCCCAAACGAACCCTCCCCCGTGGTCTCCAGCACCTATCCTGAGGGCTCCTACGGAGGCAGCGGGGGTACCCAGGGCACCTGGACGGCGACCACCGTGAGCGACGCGAACCGGTTGCAATACCGCATCGACGGCGAGGATCCCGACCCGGACGCAGGAGCTGTGGGCAGGGGGACCTGGCAGACGGTCAACACCACAACCACGAACGGCACAACTACGGCCAGCTTCGCCAGTACGCCCACCGTAGACGGTGCCCACCACATCGAGACACGAGCCGTCGATCGTGCGGATAACATCGGCGTAGCCAACGAGTACGGATTCATCGCCGGTACCGCGCCTGCCGGCCGGGCCCGCAAGGTCGACATCACTCTCAACACTCCAGATCCTGCGGCACCGGACCCGGCGGACTGGGACAACCCCTACCCTGCGTTCGGTTGGAACGGGTGGGAGACCCAGACCAGCTCGGGCACGATCACCCAGAATATACCCCCACTGCTTCCCATGAGGGGGAAGACCATGAGGGCTGGGGACGCGACGATCACTATGACCCCGCTCAAGCAACGCACCCCTGCCGCGGCGAAGGCGATTACCACCGAGCTGCAGCACGCCCGGCAGCGTAAAACGTCGACGTCGGCTACGGCAGCCGGCTACACCGGGCCCATTCTCGACAGTTCATGGTGTGACGCGAGCCTCGTCGGACAGAAGTCGTTCATCCGTCGCACTGAGGCCTGCCTGCTGTTCACCTGGGCCGTCGAAGGAAAAAACGGCACGAAGGACTACGAGCAGCTATACGAGCTGATGTGGCAGTTCAAACTCGACCCCAAGGGCAACACGATCAAGCACTGGGTGCAGATGACGCCACTCCTGTCCCCGATCACGGATCATTGGCCCTCGTCCCCGAAGGCACTGTCGTTCTCCGTCTTCGCCTCCTGCATCCAGGGCGGTTGCGCGAAAACCGACAGCAGCTTCGTGTGGGAGACCGATCGGTTGCCGACCTGGTCTTCGGGCGCGGACACCCATCTCGCGCAGGGCAACGCAGAGACCACCTGGGACGGCAGCGTCACCAATGCCGCCGGACTCCAGGACAAGGATCTGTCCCGAGCCGTCCCCAACCTTATTCAAGGCATCTTCAGCACGGACACACCGAATATGTTCGTGACCGACAACCACGTCACTTCTCCGGGCTCGATCCCCGCCCGCTGCGACAAGGTGTACGGTACCGGGGGATGCGTGATCGCCGCTTACAGCCCCGGCTACGCGATGAACTCGAAAAAGTTCCCCGCCGCTGCGGCGCACGCCTGGTTGGTCCAAAACAAGTTGGCTCCGGAGTTTTTCGGCCGTACTCCCCTCACCCCGCTGCACTACCTCCCGGGCCGTTCCCCAATGGACCGGACCAAGTTCCGCAACGCTGCCAGCGCGAACCAGAAGGGGCGCAGTGAGACCGCGAACCGTTATCGAGTCTGCTCCGGTGCCGCAGCCAACAAGATGGTGTACCACCCGGCCACGGCGCTGCACCCGGCATTGTCCAGCAGGAACAACGACACCCGGTCGTGTGACGAATACTCGTTCAACGCCACCTACGAGTCGGCGGGCATGCCTACGACGGAGGGCGGGCTGAATCCGAAGCCGGTGTCAGACGCCCTGCAGGGACGCGAGTGCGTGCAAACCTACGAGACCAAGCTCCCCGATGGCACATTCCGACTGTACGACGACGAGCGGTTCGCCGCGCCGACCTGGCAAGAGACCTGTGGCCGGTCCTCAATGTCGGTCAATGTCAACTCGCAGTCGATGTCTCGCTTCGGGTCGTTCGCATCCACGTTCCGTCTACTCGACAAGGACACATACTGGGTGGACATCGCCGGGTTCGACAAGTGCGACCCGCTCGCCGATGTGATCAAGTGCGTTCAAACTCCATGA
- a CDS encoding SMI1/KNR4 family protein, whose amino-acid sequence MMSERARVEAAWSRFETWLSQHAPRSYGLLRPAAAPGRIEEAERALEVRFPPELRALYSLHDGVRGVDLNEFGEQPLLPSGEDDPWHRQANAVDFMPNGQAWLPLEHVVSTHASPLSEYAGDESVRYVPVTASALHTMMYGTYLDLDTGMLGMWSDASELEPLGVGLAEWLEDGADALVEARPTRTMGMLPYLSPTGDGLGWFDPDPMYEQDGWRPLGS is encoded by the coding sequence ATGATGAGTGAGCGTGCCCGAGTTGAAGCGGCGTGGAGCCGTTTCGAGACATGGTTGAGCCAGCATGCACCCAGGTCGTACGGGCTGCTGCGACCGGCTGCCGCACCAGGGCGGATTGAGGAGGCGGAGCGGGCCCTCGAGGTACGCTTCCCGCCCGAGCTTCGTGCCCTCTACTCCCTACATGATGGGGTACGTGGCGTCGACCTGAACGAGTTCGGGGAACAGCCACTCCTTCCCTCGGGTGAGGACGACCCCTGGCACAGGCAGGCGAACGCAGTCGATTTCATGCCGAACGGTCAGGCATGGCTGCCGCTTGAACACGTCGTCAGTACGCACGCCTCGCCGCTGTCGGAGTACGCAGGCGATGAGTCGGTCCGGTACGTTCCGGTCACCGCGTCTGCTCTCCACACGATGATGTACGGCACCTACCTCGACCTGGATACGGGCATGCTCGGCATGTGGTCGGATGCCTCCGAGCTTGAGCCGCTCGGTGTGGGCCTGGCCGAATGGCTGGAGGACGGGGCCGATGCGCTCGTCGAGGCCCGCCCCACCCGGACCATGGGCATGCTGCCCTACCTGTCACCCACCGGTGACGGGCTGGGCTGGTTCGATCCTGACCCCATGTACGAACAGGACGGCTGGCGCCCGCTCGGCTCCTGA
- a CDS encoding DUF397 domain-containing protein, with translation MNTTELTWFKSSHSGSSGDSCVEVAVTERAVCVRDSKDVSRPPLAVGRGEWARFVGFAADV, from the coding sequence GTGAACACGACGGAACTTACGTGGTTCAAGTCCAGCCACAGCGGCAGCTCGGGCGACAGTTGCGTGGAGGTCGCCGTGACGGAGCGGGCCGTGTGCGTGCGGGATTCCAAGGACGTGTCGCGTCCCCCTCTCGCCGTGGGCCGTGGCGAGTGGGCGCGGTTCGTGGGGTTCGCGGCGGACGTGTGA
- a CDS encoding DUF397 domain-containing protein, translating into MSTTGPVWFKSSRSGSSGDDCVEVAVTERAVWVRDSKDVSRPPLAVGRGEWARFVGFAADV; encoded by the coding sequence ATGAGCACGACGGGACCGGTCTGGTTCAAGTCCAGCCGCAGCGGCAGCTCGGGCGACGACTGTGTGGAGGTCGCCGTGACGGAGCGGGCCGTGTGGGTGCGGGATTCCAAGGACGTGTCGCGTCCCCCTCTCGCCGTGGGCCGTGGCGAGTGGGCGCGGTTTGTGGGGTTCGCGGCGGACGTGTGA